The following nucleotide sequence is from Microbulbifer sp. A4B17.
TCCTGGGCAAGTTGAAAGTGATGCCTCAATTGCTTGCGGATCGCCAGTAATAAAGAGTAATCATTCTCTTTTAGAGCGCGTAAGAGGGGAGCATCCGAATGCTCATATTATCTACAAGCCTCATCCAGATGTAGTTGCTGGTGCTCGTTTAGGAGACCTACCTCAAGGTTCTCAGTGTTTTTATGACTCGCTTGTCACTGAGGGGGATGTTTCACAACTTTTGGAGCAGGTTGACGAAGTTCACACCTTAAGTTCACTGACAGGTTTTGAAGCCCTGCTTAGAGGAGTCAAGGTTGTCACCTATGGTTTACCTTTTTACTCTGGTTGGGGTTTAACACATGACACGCTGCTTTCCTTGACAAGAGAGGATTGTTCGAATTATGAATTATTTAAGAATCGGCGACACCGTAGATTAACGTTAAACGAATTAATAGCGGGAACTTTATTACTTTATCCTGTTTATACGGATATTAAAACAGGCGATTATGTTGATGCCCAGACGACCGTTAAGTTGCTAGAGAAACAACGCTCTTTATACACCAATAAAAACATTTTATTTAAAGTGTTTTACTGGTACAGAAGGAAGTTTCTGCGTTATTAATGTTTTTTGAAATAGAAATGGTTTTGTAAGCAAAAAGTAGTAACTGCACATCAGTGTACACAAAATAGTATAGGAAATGTATTTTTAGTGGGGGAACAATGCTGAAGCGAACATTTAGCTTGGCCTGGAAAATACCCAAATGGTCTTTTGAATTGGCGAGCTGGGGAAAGAGTTTTAAAAATAATCCTATTATTGGGAATTATTGGCTTAACCTTCTTGGTTTGCATGTTTTTAGGGTAGTAGTAGCCCATGCGCTATTTCGATTTCGTTTAGTGCTTCTCTCACCATTGGTACCATTGGATTACCGGAAGGAGTTTATTAAGAATGGCTATATCTTGAAAAAGAATTTTTTGTCGGAAGAACAGTTTTTAAGGTTAGCCAAGGAACTTAATCAGTTTGAGGGGCCTGTCAGAGAGATTATTGAGGGGACAACCGTGACACAGCGGATCTTTATGGATTATAAGGAGAGAAAGAGGGCTCCAGAGTTCAATGCGCTAGTCGAAAATAAACTTTTAGATAGATTAATGCGGTATTGCTCATCAAAAAACCGTCCCCCGTTATTTTATATAGAGAATCTTTGTAATCACGAGAATGTGAACCCTCGACCAGATCCTCAACGCGATTTACACGCGGATACTTTTCATCCGTGCGTAAAAGGGTGGTTGTACATAGATGAAACAGATAATAGTAATGGTGCTTATGTCTATGTTCCCGGCTCCCATAGCTTGTCTTGGAAAAGGTTGAAATGGGAATATAAAGAAAGTCTTGAAGCTTGTAAAAAAGGTGCTGATCGAGAACCAGGGCGCTACTGGGATGGATCTTTTAGGGTCAGTAGAGAAGATCTGAGTAAAATGGAATATCAAGTAGAGAAGCTATCTGTTCCTGCTAATACATTGGTAATTGGCAATGTGTATGGCTTTCATTGCCGTGGTGAAGCGGTTCAAAAGTCAAAACGTATGACGGTATGGATGCAGGCCAGGGATAATCCATTTAATCCATTATTTACCCCTTTCCCTAAAGTTACTGCAAGGGCGTTTGAGGGAATCTGGAAGAAAGCTTTAGAGCGCCTTGACCAGGGAAAAATAAACAGTGGCGAACAGCGAAATTTTTACGGTAGTTTATCTCGCCCTGATGACAAGGAGGCTGCCGATAAACCTTAGTGTTTATCTCTTTAAAAGGCACCGAGTGACATGTTAAATCCTGTGACCGCTTACGATTGATATAAAAACTGCTTAATTTGTTGGTGACGTGACTAATTGATTTGGAATTACTTAGTCTACTGAGCAGCTATTTATTAGTGAAACTGTGACTTGGTTAATTGATGTGCTTTTTTGCTTGTGTAAAATAATCGCTTTTTTTTGTCGCTTAAAGCCATTTTATGACATGTTTATTAGCTTCGTTTATGGATAAGCATGTATGTATAATAAGGTTCTTAA
It contains:
- a CDS encoding phytanoyl-CoA dioxygenase family protein, whose product is MLKRTFSLAWKIPKWSFELASWGKSFKNNPIIGNYWLNLLGLHVFRVVVAHALFRFRLVLLSPLVPLDYRKEFIKNGYILKKNFLSEEQFLRLAKELNQFEGPVREIIEGTTVTQRIFMDYKERKRAPEFNALVENKLLDRLMRYCSSKNRPPLFYIENLCNHENVNPRPDPQRDLHADTFHPCVKGWLYIDETDNSNGAYVYVPGSHSLSWKRLKWEYKESLEACKKGADREPGRYWDGSFRVSREDLSKMEYQVEKLSVPANTLVIGNVYGFHCRGEAVQKSKRMTVWMQARDNPFNPLFTPFPKVTARAFEGIWKKALERLDQGKINSGEQRNFYGSLSRPDDKEAADKP